The proteins below come from a single Streptomyces sp. B3I8 genomic window:
- a CDS encoding FAD-dependent oxidoreductase: MDEQAALHRSYWLETAPGGEPGPPPADGLVVDVAVVGGGIAGLSTAWELARDGHRVAVLEAGRLAAGVTGHTTAKLTAQHGLVYDKLRRTRGAEAARLYARSQYEAVRHAGEIAAELGIECEWEEAAAYTFTQEAGRVDELRAEAEAAREAGLPAEFTTDTDLPFPVAGAVEVTGQAQFHPVKYLRALAEDIRRRGGTLHEHTRVTKLTEGEPCVLTTAAGTEVRTGTVVVATHYPVFDRALLFTRLSPRRELVITAPIETEAAPRGMYLTPDRNTRSVRTAPYTDGKRLLVITGEHFTPGSGVDVEERFTRLTEWAGQTFGDLRISHRWATQDNDSTDTVPLVGPLHQGSRHAYVATGFGGWGLSGGIMAGRLLADLIGGRTPEWSGLYDPRRLASVAREGGEFLKNQAKVARHFVGGRLTSMSGPGVDEIAPGDGAIVHVGGARTAVYRDEAGALHAVSARCTHLGCLVAFNRAERAWECPCHGSRFDTDGEVVQGPAVRPLARREL; this comes from the coding sequence ATGGACGAGCAGGCAGCACTTCACCGGTCGTACTGGCTCGAGACGGCCCCCGGGGGCGAGCCCGGACCGCCCCCGGCCGACGGCCTCGTCGTGGACGTCGCCGTCGTCGGCGGCGGCATCGCCGGGCTCAGCACCGCCTGGGAACTGGCCCGCGACGGCCACCGCGTCGCCGTGCTGGAGGCCGGCCGGCTCGCCGCCGGGGTCACCGGGCACACCACGGCGAAGCTGACCGCCCAGCACGGCCTGGTGTACGACAAGCTGCGCCGCACCCGGGGGGCCGAGGCCGCCCGGCTGTACGCCCGTTCCCAGTACGAGGCCGTCCGGCACGCCGGTGAGATCGCCGCCGAGCTCGGCATCGAGTGCGAGTGGGAGGAAGCGGCCGCCTACACCTTCACCCAGGAGGCCGGCCGCGTCGACGAACTGCGCGCCGAGGCCGAGGCCGCCCGCGAGGCCGGGCTGCCCGCCGAGTTCACCACCGACACCGACCTGCCCTTTCCCGTCGCGGGCGCCGTCGAGGTCACCGGCCAGGCCCAGTTCCACCCGGTGAAGTACCTCCGGGCGCTCGCCGAGGACATCCGCCGCCGGGGCGGCACCCTGCACGAGCACACCCGCGTCACCAAACTCACCGAGGGCGAGCCCTGCGTGCTCACCACCGCGGCCGGTACCGAGGTGAGGACGGGGACGGTCGTGGTCGCCACGCACTACCCCGTCTTCGACCGCGCGCTGCTGTTCACCCGGCTCTCCCCGCGCCGCGAACTCGTGATCACCGCGCCCATCGAGACCGAGGCCGCACCGCGCGGCATGTACCTCACGCCCGACCGGAACACCCGCTCGGTGCGGACCGCCCCGTACACGGACGGCAAGCGGCTGCTCGTCATCACCGGCGAGCACTTCACCCCGGGCTCCGGGGTGGACGTCGAGGAGCGTTTCACCCGTCTCACCGAGTGGGCCGGACAGACCTTCGGCGACCTCCGTATCAGCCACCGCTGGGCCACCCAGGACAACGACTCCACGGACACCGTGCCGCTCGTCGGCCCCCTGCACCAGGGCAGCCGCCACGCCTACGTGGCCACCGGCTTCGGCGGCTGGGGGCTGAGCGGCGGCATCATGGCCGGCCGGCTCCTCGCCGACCTGATCGGCGGACGCACGCCCGAGTGGAGCGGGCTGTACGACCCCCGGCGGCTGGCCTCCGTGGCCCGCGAGGGCGGGGAGTTCCTCAAGAACCAGGCCAAGGTCGCCCGACACTTCGTCGGCGGCCGGCTCACCTCGATGAGCGGCCCCGGCGTCGACGAGATCGCCCCGGGCGACGGGGCGATCGTCCACGTCGGCGGCGCGCGCACCGCCGTGTACCGCGACGAGGCCGGGGCCCTGCACGCCGTTTCCGCGCGCTGCACCCACCTGGGCTGCCTGGTCGCCTTCAACCGCGCCGAACGCGCCTGGGAGTGCCCGTGCCACGGCTCCCGCTTCGACACCGACGGCGAGGTCGTCCAGGGGCCGGCCGTGCGGCCGCTCGCACGCAGGGAGTTGTAG